A stretch of DNA from Corallococcus silvisoli:
CTCGTACACCGCCATGCCGTTGTTGAGCAGCGACGACACCGCGTCGCACAGCGCCGCCAGCGGCACGGGGGCCGTCACCTGATGGCCCACGTAGCGCGGGTGGTGCAGGTGGTGGGAGCCCTCCAGCACGCGGGCCATCAGCGCCGCGAAGGCGTCGGACCGCGCCGGCTCCTCCGGGAAGGACGTGGCGAAGCGCTCGTGGTTCACCGCGGGCGGGGCCCAGGGCAGCACCGGCATGGCGCCCCCCGCGAGCGCGGCCTTCAGGTAGTCCGCCAGCTGATCCATCAGGGCGTGGGCGGTGGCCCGGAAGGCCTCCGGGTCGTAGGCGTCGCGCAGGGGGGCGGGAACGGAGGACGTCATGGCCCGCGCAGGCTAGCGGGTGCGGGCGGCGCCAGCCTGGGAAACGCGCGGGAGGGGCGGGCGGGCTCCGGGCGGGACGGTCGGAGGGCCATGGCTTCCTCGAGGGGCCGGGCGGACAGGGGCCCGGCGGTGGGCCGGGCCGGTCGCGGCGCGCGCGGGCCGTCCCCACCTTTCCTCCTCATGGGAGGTGGCGACCGATGGCCTTCGACGACACGCCGTTCGAGCGGCGCTCCATCATCCGAGGCATGCACGTCCGCGCGGCGGACGGGGCGCTCCTGGGCTACGTGGTCCTCATCGGACAGGAGCACCTCTATGTCCGGAGCTCGCCCTTCATCGGCCACCGCCACTGGAAGGAGGTCCCCCTGTCCGCCGTGGGCGGGTTGCTCCACGGCGACGTCGTCCTGAAGGAGGGCACCGGGCCGCTCGCGAAGGCGGATCCGTCGTTTCACGGGGAAATCCCGACGCAGACCCTGCCGTTCACCCTGGCGACGGAGGAGCCGCACGGCGCGGGGCCGTCCGAAGGTGAACACTCTGGAGCGGCGCGGGTACCTGAAGTGTGATTCAACTCCGGACCATGGCGACCTCCATCGAAGAACTCTCCCAGCGCGTGTCCGCGGCGTTCGCGGACCGGGCGAAGTTGAAGGACGCGGACACCGTGGCGGCGGTGCGCGAGACGCTGGCGCGGCTGGATGCCGGCGAGCTGCGCGTCGCGGAGAAGGGCCCGGACGGCTGGCGCGTCAACGCCTGGGTGAAGGAGGCCATCCTCCTGTTCTTCGCGGTGTCGGAGATGAAGGTGATGGAGGTGGGCCCCTTCGAGTTCTTCGACAAGGTGCCCCTGAAGAAGGGCCTGGAGGCCGCGGGCGTGCGCGTGGTGCCGCCGGGCACCGTGCGCTACGGCGCCTTCGTGGAGAAGGGCGCCGTGGTGATGCCCGGCTACGTGAACATCGGCGCCCGGGTGGGCGCGGGCACCATGGTGGACACGTGGGCCACGGTCGGGTCCTGCGCGCAGGTGGGACGGCATGTCCACCTCTCGGGCGGCGTGGGGCTGGGGGGCGTGCTGGAGCCGCCCGCGGCGTCGCCGGTCATCATCGAGGACGGGGCCTTCCTGGGCAGCCGCTCCATCGTGGTGGAGGGCGTGGTCGTGGAGGAGGAGGCGGTGCTCGGCGCCAACGTCGTGCTGACCGCGTCCACGCAGATCATCGACGTCACCGGCCCCCAGGAGGTCGTCCACAAGGGCCGCGTGCCCGCCCGGAGCGTGGTGATTCCTGGAATGCGAGAGAAGGAGTTTCCGGCCGGGAAGTACATGGTCCCGTGCGCGCTCATCATCGGGCAGCGCAAGGCGTCCACCGACCAGAAGACCAGCCTCAACGCCGCGCTGCGGGAGTTCGCGGTCCCGGTGTAACGGGCGCGAAAATCCGCTGTCACCGGGGGCGCGTATAGGCCTTGGGTGACGCAAGCTGTCTCACGCAACCCGGGAGCTCATGGAACACCTCGACGACATCCTCCCCGAGTGGCTGCTCGGGACCCTGGAGCCCGCCCGGCGCGACGCCGTGGCCCGGCACCTGGAGGGTTGCGCGCGGTGCCGGGCGGAGCTGGACCGGCTGGCGCCGGCCGTGGATGCGCTCGGGGCGTTGGTCCCTCCGGTGGAGCCCCCGGCCGCGGCGCTCACGCGCTTGATGGAGCGGATGGAGGGCCCCGGCCGCTTCACCCGCTGGGCTGGGAAGGTGGCCGCGTTCCTGGACGTGACGGAGGCGCGGGCGCGCGACGTGCTGGAGTCCATGGCGGAGCCAGGCAACTGGCTGCCCGGTCCGGCGGACGGCGTGGAGATGATGCCCGTGGAGACGGGGCCCGCGCGCGAGGGGATGATGGCGGCCGTCGTGCGCCTGGGGCCCGGAGTGCGCTACCCGCGCCACGCGCACGTGGGCCGCGAGTGGAACCTGGTGCTGGAGGGCGGCTTCCGCGAGGACTCCGGCCAGGAGGTCTGGCCCGGCGAGGAGCTGGAGAAGGCGGACGGCTCCCTGCACGACTTCACGGCGCTGCAAGGCCCCGCGTGCATCTGCTTCGCGGTGCTGGAGGGCACCACGACGTTCGAGGAGCCGCTGGACGCAGGCGCCTGACGGGACGGTGTGCCGGGCGCGGGCGGGGAGTATGGTGTTTCGCGCATGGCCTCCACCGACCTCGCCACCCGCCTCGCCCAGACGACGCTCGAGCTGTGCCGCATCGAGAGCCCCATTGGTCATGAGGGCCCCATCGCGGACCACGTGGAGGGCTGGGCCCTCCGTCACTTCCGCCGCGAGGAGGTCTTCCGCGTCGGGCACACGCTGCTCTTGGGCTCGCTGGAGGACCCCCGCCCCACGGTCGCGCTCATCGGCCACCTGGACACGGTGCCCATGCACCCCGGGGACGTGGGCCGCGCGCCCCGCATCGAGGGCGAGCGCGTGCACGGCCTGGGCGCCTCCGACATGAAGGGCGGCGTCGCGGTGATGATGGCGCTGGCGGAGGACCTGAAGCGCGAAGCGCTGCCCGTCAACGTCGCCTTCCTCCTGTACGAGCGCGAGGAGGGGGCCTACGCGGAGAGCGGCCTCATCCCGCTGTACGCGAAGCGGCCGGACCTGTCGCACGTGAAGTTCGGCATCGCGATGGAGCCCACGGACGGCGTGGTGCAGGTGGGCTGCGTCGGCAGCATGCAGGTGGCGGTGCGCTTCACCGGGCGCAGCGCGCACTCGGCGCGGCCGTGGCAGGGGGAGAACGCCATCCACAAGGCGGGCCCGCTGCTCACGGAGCTGCTGGGGCGCCAGCGCGTGGAGGTGAACGTCGCGGGCTTCCCCTTCTACGAAGTGATGAGCGCCACGCTGGCCAAGGGCGGCCGGGCGCGCAACGTGGTGCCGGAGGCGTTCGAGCTCAACCTCAACTACCGCTTCGCCCCGGGCAAGAGCGTGGCCCAGGCGAAGGAGGACGTGCTGGCGCTGGTGGCGGGCCGCGCGGAGGTGGAGTTCACGGACGCGTCGCCCAGCGGGCCCGTGGCCGCGGGCAACCCGCTGTTCCAGCGGCTGATGTCGCTCACGGGCCTGCCGGCCGCGTCGAAGCAGGCGTGGACGGACGTGGCGCGCTTCGGCGAGTGGGGCGTGGACGCGGTGAACTTCGGGCCCGGTGAGACGGCGCAGGCGCACCAGCTCCACGAGAGCGCGCCCATTCCTCCGCTCGCGGTGGCGTACGAGAAGCTGGCCGCGTTCCTGAGGGGCGCGGCGTAGCGCGGGGCGCGTCCGGACCCGGCGCTCCGGGGCCGGATTGTCGGCCCCGCGCGGCGCCACCGCGCGCGCATTCGTCAGGTGGAGTGCATCTGCGAGCCGGGGGCATGCAGGGTCTTCACGCGGTTGCGCATAGCCTAGCGGGAGTCGTCATCCCTGGAGGTTGTTGATGCACGCCGAGTCGAACATGCAGGACCCGAACCTGACCCCGTCGTCCCACACGATGCTGCCGGTCGGTGAGGCGACGCCCGCCACGCCGTCGCGCCGCCGCGCGTCCGGTGCGCGCAAGGGCGCTCGCAAGGCTTCGTCCCGCCGCACGGGCACCGCGAAGCGCGCGACCGCGAAGCGCACCGCGAAGAAGGCCGCGGGCAAGCGCACCGCGAAGAAGGCCGCGGGCAAGCGCGGCACGGCGAAGCGGGGGACGGCGAAGCGCGCCACCGCCAAGCGCGGCGCCCGCAAGTCGCCCGTCCGTCGCGCCGCCTCGGGCCGCACCGCGCGCAAGTCTCCCGCGCGCAAGTCGTCCACCCGGAAGAGCCCGTCGCGCCGCTCGACGCGCCGTTAGGCCCGCCCCTGGCGGAGTAAAGCGGGGATGCGGCCGTCCCGGAGCGGGATGCGTGGCTCCCCGCACCGCCGGGCTCTCGCCAGGGCGTGGGGTAATTGATCACCCAGTCCGGCGATTTCTAGTTTCCTAGACTACACGAATCTGTCTGTGTACCCAGTTATTCGTGGAGCTGGTCACTGGACGACAGTACAAACGTGCCTCAGTTCAACGAGGGGCACGCATGTCGAAGGCGCGACAGAAGCAACCGTTCCAGCTGCCGGATTTCTACGTTCCCTGGCCCGCGCGCCTGAACCCGAACGTCGAGGCGGCCCGCGTCCACACGAAGGCGTGGTCATACCAGATGGGCATCCTGGGCCCGCCGCGGGACGGGACGGAGCGGGAGGTCTGGTCCGAGCGCCGCTTCGACGGCATGGATTACGCGCTGCTCTGCGCGTACACGCACCCGGAGGCGCCGGGGCCGGAGCTGGACCTCATCACGGACTGGTACGTCTGGGTCTTCTATTTCGACGACCACTTCCTGGAGGTCTTCAAGTACTCGCGCGACGTGAAGGGCGGCCAAGCGTACCTGGACCGGCTGCCTTTGTTCATGCCGCTGGACCTGAGCCAGACGCCGCCGGAGCCCGTCAACCCGGTGGAGCGCGCGCTGTGGGACCTGTGGCAGCGCACCGTGCCCTCCATGTCCATGGACTGGCGCCGCCGCTTCTTCGAGAACACCAAGCACCTGCTCGATGAGTCGATGTGGGAGATCGAGAACATCAGCGAAGCGCGCATCTCCAATCCCATCGAATACATCGAGATGCGCCGCAAGGTGGGTGGCGCGCCCTGGTCGTCGGACCTGGTGGAGCACGCCGTCGCCGCGGAGATCCCGGCCCGCGTCGTCAAGAGCCGGCCCATGCGCGTCTTCAAGGACACGTTCTCGGACGCGGTGCACCTGAGAAACGACCTCTTCTCCTACGAGCGCGAGATCCTGGAGGAGGGTGAGCTGTCCAACGGCGTGCTGGTGGTGGAGAAGTTCCTCGACTGTGAGACCCAGCGCGCGGCGGACCTGGTCAACGACCTGCTGACGTCGCGGCTCCAGCAGTTCGAGAACACCGCCGCCACGGAGCTGCCCTGGCTGTTCGCCGAGTACGGGCTGAACCCGGTGGAGCAGGCGCAGGTGCTCACGTACCTGCGCGGCCTCCAGGACTGGCAGTCCGGTGGCCACGAATGGCACATGCGCTCCAACCGCTACATGAACCAGCACGCGGAGCGCCGCCCGGAGCTGTCCATCCCCGTGCCCGCCGGCCTGGGCACCTCCGCCCTGCGGCTGCCCCTGACGTCCGGCGCGCTGGGCCTGGGGCCGCGCTCCAAGTCCTTCAGCCACGTGCCCCGCCAGCACGTGGGGCCGGTGAAGCTGCCGAAGTTCTACATGCCGTACAGCACCTACCTGAGCCCCCACCTGGAGCGCGCGCGCCGGAACTCCAAGGACTGGGCGCGCCGGATGGGCATGCTGGAAGAGCTGCCCGGCGTGGGGCTCTCCATCTGGGACGACCACAAGTTCGACGTCGCGGACGTGGCCCTCTGCGGCGCGCTCATCCACCCGGACGCGACCCCGGAGCAACTGGACCTGACCGCGTGCTGGCTGGTGTGGGGCACCTACGCGGATGACTACTTCCCCGCGCTCTACGCCCACACCCGCGACATGCCGGGCGCGAAGCTGTTCAACGCCCGCCTCACGCAGTTCATGCCGGACGACGTGGAGGTCGCCAACGCCGCGGTGCCCACCAACCCGGTGGAGGTGGGGCTCGCGGACCTGTGGAAGCGCACGGCCGG
This window harbors:
- a CDS encoding 2,3,4,5-tetrahydropyridine-2,6-dicarboxylate N-succinyltransferase, producing the protein MATSIEELSQRVSAAFADRAKLKDADTVAAVRETLARLDAGELRVAEKGPDGWRVNAWVKEAILLFFAVSEMKVMEVGPFEFFDKVPLKKGLEAAGVRVVPPGTVRYGAFVEKGAVVMPGYVNIGARVGAGTMVDTWATVGSCAQVGRHVHLSGGVGLGGVLEPPAASPVIIEDGAFLGSRSIVVEGVVVEEEAVLGANVVLTASTQIIDVTGPQEVVHKGRVPARSVVIPGMREKEFPAGKYMVPCALIIGQRKASTDQKTSLNAALREFAVPV
- a CDS encoding cupin domain-containing protein; the encoded protein is MEHLDDILPEWLLGTLEPARRDAVARHLEGCARCRAELDRLAPAVDALGALVPPVEPPAAALTRLMERMEGPGRFTRWAGKVAAFLDVTEARARDVLESMAEPGNWLPGPADGVEMMPVETGPAREGMMAAVVRLGPGVRYPRHAHVGREWNLVLEGGFREDSGQEVWPGEELEKADGSLHDFTALQGPACICFAVLEGTTTFEEPLDAGA
- the dapE gene encoding succinyl-diaminopimelate desuccinylase encodes the protein MASTDLATRLAQTTLELCRIESPIGHEGPIADHVEGWALRHFRREEVFRVGHTLLLGSLEDPRPTVALIGHLDTVPMHPGDVGRAPRIEGERVHGLGASDMKGGVAVMMALAEDLKREALPVNVAFLLYEREEGAYAESGLIPLYAKRPDLSHVKFGIAMEPTDGVVQVGCVGSMQVAVRFTGRSAHSARPWQGENAIHKAGPLLTELLGRQRVEVNVAGFPFYEVMSATLAKGGRARNVVPEAFELNLNYRFAPGKSVAQAKEDVLALVAGRAEVEFTDASPSGPVAAGNPLFQRLMSLTGLPAASKQAWTDVARFGEWGVDAVNFGPGETAQAHQLHESAPIPPLAVAYEKLAAFLRGAA
- a CDS encoding cell envelope biogenesis protein TolA is translated as MHAESNMQDPNLTPSSHTMLPVGEATPATPSRRRASGARKGARKASSRRTGTAKRATAKRTAKKAAGKRTAKKAAGKRGTAKRGTAKRATAKRGARKSPVRRAASGRTARKSPARKSSTRKSPSRRSTRR
- a CDS encoding family 2 encapsulin nanocompartment cargo protein terpene cyclase, yielding MSKARQKQPFQLPDFYVPWPARLNPNVEAARVHTKAWSYQMGILGPPRDGTEREVWSERRFDGMDYALLCAYTHPEAPGPELDLITDWYVWVFYFDDHFLEVFKYSRDVKGGQAYLDRLPLFMPLDLSQTPPEPVNPVERALWDLWQRTVPSMSMDWRRRFFENTKHLLDESMWEIENISEARISNPIEYIEMRRKVGGAPWSSDLVEHAVAAEIPARVVKSRPMRVFKDTFSDAVHLRNDLFSYEREILEEGELSNGVLVVEKFLDCETQRAADLVNDLLTSRLQQFENTAATELPWLFAEYGLNPVEQAQVLTYLRGLQDWQSGGHEWHMRSNRYMNQHAERRPELSIPVPAGLGTSALRLPLTSGALGLGPRSKSFSHVPRQHVGPVKLPKFYMPYSTYLSPHLERARRNSKDWARRMGMLEELPGVGLSIWDDHKFDVADVALCGALIHPDATPEQLDLTACWLVWGTYADDYFPALYAHTRDMPGAKLFNARLTQFMPDDVEVANAAVPTNPVEVGLADLWKRTAGPLTPRGRMLFRKAIQDMTESWVWELNNQILNRVPDPVDYVEMRRKTFGSDLTMSLSRLSKGDAVPEDVFNTRTLRGLENSAADYACFVNDIFSYQKEIEFEGELNNCVLVVQKFLDLDKDAAVLVVNALMTARMKQFEHLVAKELPVVIRSFDLDANAQEKLHKYVEQLQQWMAGIPQWHAAVDRYKEFELIDAATPKLKTGNLSGLGMAATRVAALFGSGRS